One window of the Diospyros lotus cultivar Yz01 chromosome 12, ASM1463336v1, whole genome shotgun sequence genome contains the following:
- the LOC127787642 gene encoding uncharacterized protein LOC127787642, whose product MFEYKPPLLPSITSGSSNLAAVEHYLQQRREMLSILKRELTNVQNRMEQAVDKRRSDRDFEVGDKVFLKVKRFLQQPFMPTPISKLSPKYFEPYVIEAKVGKVAYKLRLPEGIHVHPMFHVSLLKRSIELGASTSPQLLEIEDELEEHLEPRAILDRRVVHQGAVPLIQVLVQWSHLQSDCTTWEYLHELLKKFSRATRLL is encoded by the coding sequence ATGTTCGAGTACAAGCCCCCCCTCCTACCATCCATAACGAGCGGTTCATCTAACCTGGCAGCAGTTGAGCACTACTTACAGCAGAGGAGAGAAATGCTCTCTATCCTTAAGAGGGAGCTAACTAACGTCCAGAATAGGATGGAGCAAGCAGTagacaaaagaaggagtgacaGAGATTTTGAAGTAGGAGACAAGGTGTTTCTTAAGGTGAAGAGGTTCCTACAACAACCTTTCATGCCCACACCTATATCCAAGCTCAGCCCCAAGTATTTCGAGCCCTATGTCATCGAAGCCAAGGTAGGGAAGGTGGCTTACAAACTAAGGCTGCCCGAAGGGATACATGTGCACCCCATGTTCCATGTTTCTCTGCTTAAGAGATCCATCGAACTAGGGGCATCCACGAGCCCACAACTACTAGAGATCGAAGATGAATTAGAGGAGCACCTGGAACCTAGGGCTATCCTAGACAGGAGGGTGGTGCACCAAGGAGCAGTGCCCCTTATCCAAGTTTTGGTCCAATGGTCACACCTCCAGTCCGACTGTACCACCTGGGAATACCTCCATGAGCTGTTGAAGAAATTTTCCAGAGCTACCAGACTACTTTAA